Sequence from the Guyparkeria hydrothermalis genome:
AAGGTGACGCTCAAAGCGCAGGTCGAGAAGGCGCTTGCGCACGGCTGCCCGTCGGTCGAGAGCGTGATCATGCTCGAGCACATCGGTGGCGTCGGCACCGACGGTTCGACCGGCGTGAAGGAGCTGACCTGGGCCGAGGCCATCGACGGCCAGCCGGCCGAGTGCGAGCCGGAAATGGTCGAGGCCGAGCACCCGCTGTTCATCCTCTACACCTCCGGGTCGACCGGTAAGCCCAAGGGCATCGTGCACTCTTCGGGCGGTTACCTGGTCAACGCGGTAATGACCTGTTCCTGGGTCTTCGACCTCAATGACGATGACGTCTACTGGTGCACCGCGGACGTGGGCTGGATCACCGGCCACACCTACGTCACCTACGGCCCGCTCGCGCTGGGCGTTACCCAGGTGGTCTTCGAGGGCGTGCCGACCTACCCGGACGGCGGTCGCTTCTGGGACATGGTCGAGCGCCACAAGGTCAGCGTGTTCTACACCGCGCCGACCGCGATCCGTGCCCTGATGAAGCTCGGCGACGAGGTGCCGGGCAAGTACGATCTGTCCAGCCTGCGCCTGCTGGGTACCGTGGGCGAGCCGATCAACCCCGAGGCCTGGGTCTGGTACCACCAGGTGATCGGCGGCGGCCGTTGCCCGATCACCGACACCTGGTGGCAGACCGAGACCGGCGCGCACATGATCGCCCCGATCCCGGGCGCGATCGATCTGGTGCCGGGTTCCTGCACCCTGCCGCTGCCGGGCGTGATGGCCGACGTGGTCGACGACCACGGCCACTCCGTACCGACCGAGAGCGGCGGCAACCTGGTGATCAAGAAGCCGTGGCCGTCGATGCTGCGCACCATCTGGGGCGACGATGAGCGCTTCCAGCGCACCTACTTCCCGGACAACCTGCCGGGCTACTACCTGGCCGGCGACTCCGCGCGTCGTGACCAGGACGGCTACATCTGGATCATGGGTCGCATCGACGACGTCATCAACGTCTCCGGCCACCGTCTGGGCACCATGGAAGTCGAGTCGGCACTGGTCGCCCATCCGGAAGTAGCCGAGGCCGCCGTGGTCGGTCGTCCGCACGACGTGAAGGGCGAGTCGATCGTTGCCTTCGTCGTGGTCAAGGGCGACCGCCCCGAGGGCGAGGCTGCCGAGGCGATGGTCAAGACCCTGCGCAACTGGGTCGCCGAGCAGATCGGGCCGATCGCCAAGCCGGACGACATCCGCTTCGGCGACAACCTGCCCAAGACCCGCTCGGGCAAGATCATGCGCCGGCTGCTGCGCGGCATCGCCAAGGGCGAGCCGCCGGAAGGCGATACCTCCACGCTGGAAAACCCGGCGATCCTCGATCAGCTGATGGGCAACGACTGACTCGTCGCCCACCGTTGAGCACAGAGACCCCGCGGCCTCCGGTCGCGGGGTTTTTTATTGCCGGGAGGACTTCGTTCGGTTCTGATATCTTCAGGTTGGCTTCTTCGGGCTTTCGGCCCAGATGGGGGCAGGGAGGGATCGAATGACAAGGAAAGATGAGCGGGCATACCGTCGCGTGCGGGTCTGGGACCTGCCGATCCGCGTGTTCCACTGGGCGCTGGTGCTGCTGATCTTCGGCTCCTGGCTCACCGGTGCGGTGCTCGACGACTACGTCGATTGGCATATGTATATCGGGGTTACGATCGGCGGACTGGTGCTGTTCCGGCTCATGTGGGGGGTGTGGGGCAGCGATACGGCGCGCTTCACGCAGTTCATCCGCGGGCCGGGCGGTATCTTCGACTACCTGCGCGGTCGCGGAGCGCTCGAGGGTCTGCGCCTCGGACACAACCCGCTCGGGGCGTTGTCTGTGGTGGCCATGCTGGGGTTGCTGTGCATACAGGTCGGTACCGGTCTGTTCGCGCACGATGACACCTTCAACGAGGGGCCATTCAACGAGCT
This genomic interval carries:
- a CDS encoding cytochrome b/b6 domain-containing protein, which translates into the protein MTRKDERAYRRVRVWDLPIRVFHWALVLLIFGSWLTGAVLDDYVDWHMYIGVTIGGLVLFRLMWGVWGSDTARFTQFIRGPGGIFDYLRGRGALEGLRLGHNPLGALSVVAMLGLLCIQVGTGLFAHDDTFNEGPFNELVSSDTADWLTAIHKQNFYVLFGFIVLHIGAVFFHVLVKHQDLLRAMISGWMRIPANLRLHRDSVRLRFAGWVVFAVTAAIAGAVAWWVAGRIVTL
- the acs gene encoding acetate--CoA ligase codes for the protein MDNLESILSENRVFSPSPEFSDRARIGSRAAYDALVAEAEKDFEGFWARLAREFVTWDTPFTQTLDESNAPFFKWFADGKLNVSVNCIDRHLPEKADKTAIIGEADDGTVTNITYQDLHDRVAKFANGLKAQGIGKGDRVIIYLPMIPEATVAMLACARIGAIHSVVFGGFSAEALRDRINDTDAKMVITADGNMRGGKKVTLKAQVEKALAHGCPSVESVIMLEHIGGVGTDGSTGVKELTWAEAIDGQPAECEPEMVEAEHPLFILYTSGSTGKPKGIVHSSGGYLVNAVMTCSWVFDLNDDDVYWCTADVGWITGHTYVTYGPLALGVTQVVFEGVPTYPDGGRFWDMVERHKVSVFYTAPTAIRALMKLGDEVPGKYDLSSLRLLGTVGEPINPEAWVWYHQVIGGGRCPITDTWWQTETGAHMIAPIPGAIDLVPGSCTLPLPGVMADVVDDHGHSVPTESGGNLVIKKPWPSMLRTIWGDDERFQRTYFPDNLPGYYLAGDSARRDQDGYIWIMGRIDDVINVSGHRLGTMEVESALVAHPEVAEAAVVGRPHDVKGESIVAFVVVKGDRPEGEAAEAMVKTLRNWVAEQIGPIAKPDDIRFGDNLPKTRSGKIMRRLLRGIAKGEPPEGDTSTLENPAILDQLMGND